One region of Anas acuta chromosome Z, bAnaAcu1.1, whole genome shotgun sequence genomic DNA includes:
- the LOC137848679 gene encoding uncharacterized protein isoform X7 translates to MALRWSLLLALTPLLAAEKMERDEAGYRENHRQAVCPKPQWDSSLRFVPEKTSYDNGEELTLSCLTEDYPPLAVIRCVAWRDWEYGWEYAWEVKDKQGRWHHIEMYQACTETCQKTQWDKRIELVPKKGNYTPRLTPNEELRLSCPEGFKPSFTSAKCVRKFQGVTSGKPVYGDSWWGRRGRGAWTRIEEPVACVVQCSRPQWDPDLRLAPERDVYEEGEEVTLSCPEGSLLPFQQAKCAWRPRAVATGEHKGTWTQKNESGKWVLIQSPTTCISTCQKPWWDPSLHLAPEQEVYKENEEVTLSCPEGFEPSFTHIKCSREDQSISAGKPVYREVWMGKDPGGAWTRIRSMVQCVEAFQVVPGTLEVSTTSIKLNWTCSLPDACQRMQATCRLAGPSSPPCEAEEVTAQEMLHGQNGTFTCDHLRPFTDYSVNISVPPSTILFTRLLRTKATVPEKPERLWLDASTGTLRWQALPSCKGEILGYQLNVTARSAQDGSFLEFQQVTVNSSVTQYTPPRQMPSSKYRVTVQGLTAAGAGDASYLEFQPSVLGQPPGPWPWTAVTVVAVLSAMVMLLAGILGFVMCRRRKALPRKAEEDHYTELQPYENSDHYCVIKERFLAEEEAGRGGRAGERPSPSLRRTLGDHCGCQRAETAGRTTPA, encoded by the exons ATGGCCCTGCGCTGGAGCCTTCTCCTGGCCCTCACgcctctgctggcagcagaaaagATGGAAAGGGATGAGGCCGGTTACAGAGAAAATCACCGACAGGCAG TTTGCCCGAAGCCGCAGTGGGACTCAAGCCTCCGCTTTGTCCCAGAGAAGACATCTTATGACAACGGGGAGGAGCTGACACTGAGCTGCCTCACTGAGGATTATCCTCCTCTCGCTGTGATCAGATGTGTTGCATGGAGAGACTGGGAATATGGCTGGGAATATGCCTGGGAGGTGAAGGACAAGCAGGGAAGGTGGCATCACATTGAAATGTACCAGGCCTGCACAG AAACATGCCAGAAAACCCAGTGGGACAAAAGGATCGAGCTTGTCCCAAAGAAAGGCAACTACACACCGAGGCTCACACCGAATGAGGAACTGAGGCTGTCTTGCCCTGAAGGTTTCAAGCCCTCCTTCACCAGTGCCAAATGTGTGAGGAAATTTCAAGGAGTGACTTCAGGAAAACCTGTCTATGGGGACAGCTGgtgggggaggagaggcagaggtgCCTGGACCCGCATTGAGGAGCCCGTAGCGTGCGTGG TACAATGCTCGAGGCCCCAGTGGGACCCTGACCTTCGTCTGGCACCAGAGCGGGACGTCTATGAGGAGGGCGAAGAAGTGACGCTGAGCTGCCCAGAGGgttccctgctccccttccaGCAGGCTAAATGTGCATGGAGACCTCGGGCTGTGGCTACAGGGGAGCACAAGGGCACCTGGACACAGAAAAACGAGTCGGGGAAATGGGTCCTCATTCAGAGCCCCACAACGTGCATCA GTACATGCCAGAAGCCCTGGTGGGACCCAAGTCTCCATCTGGCACCAGAGCAGGAGGTCTACAAGGAGAATGAAGAAGTGACGCTGAGCTGCCCTGAGGGTTTCGAGCCATCTTTCACACATATCAAATGTTCAAGAGAAGACCAGTCCATCAGCGCTGGGAAGCCTGTGTACAGAGAAGTTTGGATGGGAAAGGACCCGGGAGGTGCCTGGACCCGCATTCGCTCCATGGTGCAGTGTGTGG AGGCCTTCCAGGTCGTGCCTGGGACCTTGGAGGTTTCCACCACCAGCATCAAACTGAACTGGACCTGCAGTCTGCCCGATGCCTGCCAGCGCATGCAGGCCACgtgcaggctggcagggccttcctcccctccctgtgAGGCTGAGGAGGTCACGGCACAGGAGATGCTGCATGGCCAGAATGGAACATTTACCTGTGACCACCTGCGGCCCTTCACTGACTACAGTGTCAACATCTcagtgccccccagcaccatccTGTTCACACGGCTCCTGAGGACAAAGGCAACAG TGCCGGAGAAGCCAGAGCGGCTGTGGCTGGATGCCAGCACGGGGACGCTGCGGTGGCAGGCGCTGCCCTCCTGCAAAGGGGAGATCCTCGGGTACCAG ctgaacGTCACGGCCAGGAGCGCGCAGGACGGCAGCTTCCTGGAATTCCAGCAGGTGACAGTGAACAGCTCTGTCACCCAGTACACGCCACCTCGTCAGATGCCCAGCAGCAAGTACAGAGTGACAGTCCAGGGCCTGACGGCTGCTGGTGCCGGGGATGCTTCCTACCTGGAATTTCAACCCAGTGTCTTGG GGCAGCCTCCAGGCCCCTGGCCATGGACTGCGGTCActgtggtggctgtgctgtCAGCGATGGTCATGCTTCTTGCTGGGATCCTGGGTTTTGTGATGTGCAG GAGGAGGAAAGCCTTGCCCAGGAAAGCCGAGGAGGACCATTACACAG AGCTCCAGCCCTATGAAAACTCGGACCACTACTGTGTGATCAAGGAGAGGTTTCTGGCCGAAGAAGAAGCAG GTAGAGGTGGCCGGGCTGGAGAGCGACCGTCCCCGTCCCTGCGCAGGACGCTGGGAGACCACTGCGGGTGTCAGAGAGCAGAGACCGCAGGGAGGACGACCCCAGCTTAG
- the LOC137848679 gene encoding uncharacterized protein isoform X2, with translation MALRWSLLLALTPLLAAEKMERDEAGYRENHRQAVCPKPQWDSSLRFVPEKTSYDNGEELTLSCLTEDYPPLAVIRCVAWRDWEYGWEYAWEVKDKQGRWHHIEMYQACTETCQKTQWDKRIELVPKKGNYTPRLTPNEELRLSCPEGFKPSFTSAKCVRKFQGVTSGKPVYGDSWWGRRGRGAWTRIEEPVACVVQCSRPQWDPDLRLAPERDVYEEGEEVTLSCPEGSLLPFQQAKCAWRPRAVATGEHKGTWTQKNESGKWVLIQSPTTCISTCQKPWWDPSLHLAPEQEVYKENEEVTLSCPEGFEPSFTHIKCSREDQSISAGKPVYREVWMGKDPGGAWTRIRSMVQCVGKCQKPRWDPRLIFVPDMASYVLNEVVMVSCPEGYWPPAMEMACVDIPGESSPTLQASWVLNEGTDYWQPEDYWLCEEAFQVVPGTLEVSTTSIKLNWTCSLPDACQRMQATCRLAGPSSPPCEAEEVTAQEMLHGQNGTFTCDHLRPFTDYSVNISVPPSTILFTRLLRTKATVPEKPERLWLDASTGTLRWQALPSCKGEILGYQLNVTARSAQDGSFLEFQQVTVNSSVTQYTPPRQMPSSKYRVTVQGLTAAGAGDASYLEFQPSVLGQPPGPWPWTAVTVVAVLSAMVMLLAGILGFVMCRRRKALPRKAEEDHYTELQPYENSDHYCVIKERFLAEEEAGRGGRAGERPSPSLRRTLGDHCGCQRAETAGRTTPA, from the exons ATGGCCCTGCGCTGGAGCCTTCTCCTGGCCCTCACgcctctgctggcagcagaaaagATGGAAAGGGATGAGGCCGGTTACAGAGAAAATCACCGACAGGCAG TTTGCCCGAAGCCGCAGTGGGACTCAAGCCTCCGCTTTGTCCCAGAGAAGACATCTTATGACAACGGGGAGGAGCTGACACTGAGCTGCCTCACTGAGGATTATCCTCCTCTCGCTGTGATCAGATGTGTTGCATGGAGAGACTGGGAATATGGCTGGGAATATGCCTGGGAGGTGAAGGACAAGCAGGGAAGGTGGCATCACATTGAAATGTACCAGGCCTGCACAG AAACATGCCAGAAAACCCAGTGGGACAAAAGGATCGAGCTTGTCCCAAAGAAAGGCAACTACACACCGAGGCTCACACCGAATGAGGAACTGAGGCTGTCTTGCCCTGAAGGTTTCAAGCCCTCCTTCACCAGTGCCAAATGTGTGAGGAAATTTCAAGGAGTGACTTCAGGAAAACCTGTCTATGGGGACAGCTGgtgggggaggagaggcagaggtgCCTGGACCCGCATTGAGGAGCCCGTAGCGTGCGTGG TACAATGCTCGAGGCCCCAGTGGGACCCTGACCTTCGTCTGGCACCAGAGCGGGACGTCTATGAGGAGGGCGAAGAAGTGACGCTGAGCTGCCCAGAGGgttccctgctccccttccaGCAGGCTAAATGTGCATGGAGACCTCGGGCTGTGGCTACAGGGGAGCACAAGGGCACCTGGACACAGAAAAACGAGTCGGGGAAATGGGTCCTCATTCAGAGCCCCACAACGTGCATCA GTACATGCCAGAAGCCCTGGTGGGACCCAAGTCTCCATCTGGCACCAGAGCAGGAGGTCTACAAGGAGAATGAAGAAGTGACGCTGAGCTGCCCTGAGGGTTTCGAGCCATCTTTCACACATATCAAATGTTCAAGAGAAGACCAGTCCATCAGCGCTGGGAAGCCTGTGTACAGAGAAGTTTGGATGGGAAAGGACCCGGGAGGTGCCTGGACCCGCATTCGCTCCATGGTGCAGTGTGTGG GAAAATGCCAGAAGCCCCGCTGGGACCCCAGATTAATCTTTGTCCCAGACATGGCATCCTACGTCCTCAATGAAGTGGTGATGGTGAGCTGCCCTGAAGGGTACTGGCCTCCTGCCATGGAGATGGCCTGTGTAGATATCCCAGGCGAAAGCTCTCCAACTCTTCAGGCGTCCTGGGTTTTGAATGAAGGCACTGACTACTGGCAGCCTGAAGATTACTGGCTGTGCGAGG AGGCCTTCCAGGTCGTGCCTGGGACCTTGGAGGTTTCCACCACCAGCATCAAACTGAACTGGACCTGCAGTCTGCCCGATGCCTGCCAGCGCATGCAGGCCACgtgcaggctggcagggccttcctcccctccctgtgAGGCTGAGGAGGTCACGGCACAGGAGATGCTGCATGGCCAGAATGGAACATTTACCTGTGACCACCTGCGGCCCTTCACTGACTACAGTGTCAACATCTcagtgccccccagcaccatccTGTTCACACGGCTCCTGAGGACAAAGGCAACAG TGCCGGAGAAGCCAGAGCGGCTGTGGCTGGATGCCAGCACGGGGACGCTGCGGTGGCAGGCGCTGCCCTCCTGCAAAGGGGAGATCCTCGGGTACCAG ctgaacGTCACGGCCAGGAGCGCGCAGGACGGCAGCTTCCTGGAATTCCAGCAGGTGACAGTGAACAGCTCTGTCACCCAGTACACGCCACCTCGTCAGATGCCCAGCAGCAAGTACAGAGTGACAGTCCAGGGCCTGACGGCTGCTGGTGCCGGGGATGCTTCCTACCTGGAATTTCAACCCAGTGTCTTGG GGCAGCCTCCAGGCCCCTGGCCATGGACTGCGGTCActgtggtggctgtgctgtCAGCGATGGTCATGCTTCTTGCTGGGATCCTGGGTTTTGTGATGTGCAG GAGGAGGAAAGCCTTGCCCAGGAAAGCCGAGGAGGACCATTACACAG AGCTCCAGCCCTATGAAAACTCGGACCACTACTGTGTGATCAAGGAGAGGTTTCTGGCCGAAGAAGAAGCAG GTAGAGGTGGCCGGGCTGGAGAGCGACCGTCCCCGTCCCTGCGCAGGACGCTGGGAGACCACTGCGGGTGTCAGAGAGCAGAGACCGCAGGGAGGACGACCCCAGCTTAG